In Sus scrofa isolate TJ Tabasco breed Duroc chromosome 14, Sscrofa11.1, whole genome shotgun sequence, the sequence TCCGACTTGGGCGGCCACCCCTGTCAGGGCAGATGTTAGAGTGCTCACAGGTCGTGGGGGAGAAGGATGGGCTTGGTGTTCCAGGGGAAGGCCGGGGTTCTCACAGCACGCGGgagttatttaaatacatttttgaaagccCAACACACTAAAACATGCCAAGTAAATATTAAGACGGAGTCCAATAAGATGTGCTTGTTGGCTGCTTTCAAATCTAAAGTTATAAATTCTAGTTTAAgaaataaatctggagttcctgttgtggctcagcaggttaagaacagtgtccacaaggatgcaggttcaagccctgcccttactcagtgagttaaagatctggcgttgctacaagctgtggtgtaggtctcgatgtggctcagatctgtcagtgtggtgtaggcttcagctgcagcttcaactggacccctggcctaggaacttccatgtgccgcaggtacaatcctaaaaaaaggggaaaaagaaaataggaaatttaaCGGTAAAATACCAATAACTGTCCATTTTACAAGGTGGGGCTCCCTGCAGTAATAACTTTGTCAAAAGGCTTCTGTGGTTTAAAGAGTTTTAAACTGCTGttctggagagttcccactgtggctcaatggtaacaaccCGGGCTAGTACTcacgagggtgtgggttcgatccctggcctcactgagtgtgttaaggatccagggttgctatgagctgtggtgttggttgcagatgcggctcggatcctgcaatgctgtggctgtggtgtaggctagcggctgcagctttgattggacccctagcctgggaacctccatatgctgcaggtgaggtcccaaaaagaccaaaagaaaaaaaaaatgctgctctgGGGCCCACCCTGGAGAGGTGATGTAGGAGAGGCAGGGTGGAGGCCACCACTGCTGGTGGACGAGGGACAGGGCTAAGGTGGTCTGAGGGTTGGCCCACCAGGCTACGCCCTCATTAGTTAATTATGTCATCAAATTGGAAATGCAGCCTCTCATACAGAGCTGGTGGAAGTTGTGTTAGTAACTGCCggctttaaaattctttccttgCCAGGCATCTTGTTCTAAAAAATAAGACTAGAGAGCTTTGGTGTTTTCATCCAGCAGAAACTGGATGTAAACTGAGACATAGGCCCTCAGCACCGACTGCTTCTTCGGGATGGGGGGTTCTAAGCTCTCTCCGAGGGACTGTCCTGCCCCCCCAGGCTCGAATCCCCACAGCAAGGAGCTCCCCGTCTCATCCACTGGGTGCTAGGCATGATGCTAAATCTCTGCcgagacagagacaaagaaggtcgCCCAGTCTCCATGGAGGAACTACAGTGACAACATGAGTACGATGCTGGAGCCATGAAAGAGGACAGAAGTGGGAAAGGCTTCCCCGGAAGAGAGGCCTTCCCTCCAGGAGGGGTGAGGAGAAGGGGATGCCAGTGGGAGCGAGGACAGGGCAGGGGGCACACCTGCTCCTGCTCGcccgcctcccccaccctggAAGTCCTGCCAGTCAGGATACAGACCCCACACCTCCCACTCCCACCAGCTGCTGCTGGGGTGGACACACACCAGACTTATACTGCAGGAAGTCCGAGTACACAGTGAAGGCCCCCTCGACCGGGCCATTTTTGTAGATCTCCGCCATGATCTCCTTCTCGTTCCTAGAGATGCTGTAGGAGCTGCATCCTGCAAGGAACAACCAGGAGGGGCGGCATCACTAGATGCGCTCACTCATTCACCCATGTGTGACTCACAGGTGCCACCAGGTGGGGGTGGTCCAGCGGGGCTGCCCACTGCCTGTGTATCCATTTGTGTCTGTCACTGCATTTGTCTCTGTCCATCTCCTGTGTGTCAGTCTCTGTGTCTGCGtctctgtttctttgtgtgtgtgtctgtccatCTATCTTTCTCCACCTGTCTGCCTCTCCCATCTCTGTGGCTGTCTCTtgtctctttctgtgtttctctgcCCATCTGTATGCATCTCTGTGCCTCTATGTCTCTGTCTGCCCTtgcctctccctgtctctctctgtggCTGGCTCTgtctctgtccatctgtctgtgtctctgtttctgtctctgtgtgGATGGCTCTGCAtctttttgtgtctgtgtctctgcatGCCTCTATCTCTGTCTtggtgtgtctctgtgtccctctgtgtctgtctccaTCTGTATGCCTCTGTccatctctgtgtgtctgtctctgtatCTGTCTGTGTCACTTTCTATCTCTGTCTGTGTTTGTCTCTGGGTGGCTGGCTCTATCATgatctttctgtgtctctgtgccCATCTGTCTGTGCCTGTCTGTTTTCTGTGGCTGTCTGTCTGGTTGgctctgtctctttgtctctgtctctatctctgcctctttctgcatctgtgtccatctctgtgtctgtttctgtctctctgtgccCATCTGTCTGTGTCTCTATGTTCAtctatctgtgtctgtgtgtctctgaatCTGTGTGTCTCTGCCCATCCGTGTCTGCTTCCATCTGTCTCTGTGTTTAAGATTCTCTGAGGGAGGAATGACTGGGCTAGATCTGGGGGCTGAGAGGTGGGAGAAGGCAGTGAGCACAAGCTCCTGGAAGCAGGGCAGGTGGTCCCAGAAGGATTTAGGCCAAATTACTCCCCTATAAACGCAGGGCCCTCTCTTTTGAAGCTGAGGGTCTGTGACGGAGGCGAGATTCCCAGCTAAttccagggtggggctgggcagaGAAGGCAGGGTCTGCTCCCCTGGGCAAGGGAGGGACCATGGTGTCAAGCCCCATCCTGCACTCCTAACTCAGGCTCTGGGGCCCGGGCCATGGCTGGGGGGTGCCCCCCCCTTACCGAAGTGCTTGTCTTCTTTGTAGGACGGGGTGTAGCCAGGCTCGCAGATCTTGCTGCACTTGGGGGTGTCCCCCTCCCCAGTGCACGGGGGCCGGGAGCCGTTCACGTGGTGTTCACAAGGTGGGATGGAGTAGGGCCTGCAACCTGGGGGGCCCGGAGAAAGGGGGGGTGTCGGCAGCAAGCCCCTCAGAGGTCTCTCCAGGCCAGAGAGAAGAATTGGGCCCAGCTAAGGGGCAAGTTCCCCTCAAGTCTGTGGCGCTGACGCCTCCTCCTGGTGCTGCTAATTCTGCCGTAGCCGGGCTGCTGCACCGTGTAGCCCAGCCTTCCCGCCCACAACCCTTCACCTCCACTTTGTAGGGGAAAATGACCAGTGTCACTTCCTGCTTATAAAACCCACCCGGCCACTTACCCACATGCGAGTCATAGAGGCCCCCGGACACCAGGCCCTTCTTTGTCCAGAAGTTCCAGGCTCCAGAGGGAAAGCCACCGTTACAGCTGAGAAAAGAGCCGTCTGTTAAACTCAGCACCAGGGTCATTCTGGCTGCCCCCACATCATTGGCCAATGGACCCACCACTGCCTTCAGCAACTGCCCCACAGTCCTTCCAGATCCGAAATCCCCCAACACACCCTGGTCCGAAAGCCCCCTCTCAGAGGCAATCACCCCAGCTCCCAGGCCTGCCTTACTGAGCTACTCCAGAAGAcagaagtgctttttttttgctttaaggccacacccgaggcacatggaagttcccaggctgggcaagGGTTTGAATGGGAGTTGTAGCTGTcgggttacaccacagccacagcaacacaggcttcAAGCCccgtacgccacagctcacggcaacaccggatccttaacccactgagcaaggccagggattgaacccacatccttatgaatactaggtgggtttgtaacccactgagccacaatgggaactccccagaagtaCTTTCATAATCACTTCCACAGGCAGGCAATGTCCTGTCTAGACAGGGACTGCCCAAGGGCAGCACAGCAGAACCCCCGGGGCACTTACAAAAACACCAATGCCAGGGCGCCGATCTAACTGGGGTAGGGCGAGACCtgagcactttttctttttaaaaaaactagaaccACTGTTGCAGAACCAAGGCCAGAGCTGGCAGAACTTGGGGATTTGGTTACTAATGTGGCTGATCTAGGGACCCATCATCCTTTATGACAGAGACGGAGACAGGCCCCAGGCCATCCGACTTCCATAAGCAGGAAAGGGGAACAAGCATGACAAAACCCAGAACCCAAACCTACACAGAGATCGTCTGCTGGGACCTACCGCCTATACTTGGAACTGGTGGCCAGGCAGCCTGGTTTGGGGCACCTCTGGGAAAGCAGTGGCCTCCAGGGCCTGCCTCCAACCCAAGGGGTCCCCCCATGTCTCAGCAGTGACATCATCACCTTGTCTGAGGACCTACCTCTCCACGCCCCCCACCCATGCAGAAGCCCTCCAGTCAGGTCCATgtgtggggctcctgggggctCACACTCACCCATCCCCACACTCGTCGCCACAACAGGTGAGCATGTCCTCAGCGGACACCTCCACGTTGACACGCCCGTTGCTGCGGATGCAGATCCGGTCAGAGATGGCTTCCACAGCCCCAAACGCCTGCGGGAAGAGCCCCAGGCTGCTGAGTCCTGCCCCTGCACCGCCTCGGGCCCTCCAGCCACCACCCTGGTGACCTCAGCGGGCACCGTGCCAGGTGAGGGTCCTGGCCCCCAAGCTAGGCTCTAAACCAAGAGACCAGTCTCCCACCGACCTCCACCTGGGCATTCAGTTCACGTCTCAAACGTGTGGGTTTTGGCTTTTCACATGAAATATAGCTTGCGCAAAGgacacatactgtgtgattccacttataggagGTGCTCAACCTAGTTAAAAATcatgagacaaaaaaagaagccaaggaTGGTGTGTATGGCTGTGAGCATAAGTGATGCCATCCTGGGCTTCTCTGGTCCTTTCACTGACCCCACCCAGAACATCACTGTGCAGTAAATGGCTTCTGTCATCAAAAGCTTTGTCTGTCATAGATTTTGTCTAATAATCCCCAGACCCCTTCTACGGTATTGGTCCCCAGTGATGAAAACCCTCACTGATGTATTCTTAGTACCAAGGAGACTAGTTACCCACTCACGCATCTAAAGAATGTACTTCCTGTTTCCAAGCACCTACACCCCTGACCCCATACCCTGGGTTAACTATAAAGCTGTCACCAGAGGGCAATGCAGCTGCAAATGCTCCTGGACtgctgtcccccacccccgcttcccaCTCCCGCCCTCTAAGTTACTCTATAAAAACtgatttcctgatttaaaaaaaaaaaaaatcacaagagaaaggCAGAAGGGTGGCTGTCAGGGGTGCGGGAAGGGGAACGGGCGTCAGTGTTCTGTGGGGACAGTTTCAGTTTTGCGAGATGAAGAAGAGATCTGTGGACGGAGGGTGGTGATAGCTGCACAGCAGCATGAATGCACCCAATGCCACCGAAGGGTATGTTTAATGATAAAGCTGGTTAAAACTTGTATCATATGTATCTTacccaagtaaacaaaatttAGACAGCCTCGTGATACAGACAGGATGCCTATTCATGAGGCAGAGGAGGGGTCAAAGCTAATGGTATTTCTTGATGGCCTGGAACAGCGtgtcaaagagaaataaaaactgcttCCCTACCCACACACGGAACATGCCCTGAGCAGGGTCTACCCTTCCCCTGATCCTTGGAATAGTTCGTGACTGTAGGGATCCTGCATATTTTTATACTAGTAGGAACAGAGTAACTCAGTTTTATACAACTTGACTCGCCACAGCTGGTCTGACCTCAACTTCCCTGGTCACTgccccctgtcccctgcccctgcCGGCCAGCAGGGCCTCACCCAGCAGGAGCCACAGGAGCCCTGGTCTCTGATCTCTTTGATGGTCGGGCAGTTGGGCCACTGTTCCCGGGCATCGAAGCTTTTGGGCAGGATCATGTCCGCAGCAAAAGCAGCTCTAGATAAAGGAAGATCTCCGTCACAAGTTGTCACCTTGcagcccacccccatcccctcaaAGGCCAGCTGACTGCAGCCTGGAAGAGGACTGGACGTGCAGAAGAAGGCGtgtgcaaggagttccctgggaATTCTGTAAAACAAAACCCGCTTCCACTGCTCCATGGGACACCATTCTGTGCTTCTACTGACACTTACTTTATGGATATTTTTTAAGAGTTTCAGTTCCAGGGTCCAGATAATGTTACGTCTTGcttcccccactccaccccaaaCCAAACATCTGCCCGGGTTCAGCAATGTTCTAACATCTTCACAACTGTCAGCGTCCCACAGCTTAACTATCCCATCCTCACTGTTAGATTCTCCCAAGGCTCCCTTCAAGAGGGACCACTACCTGAAAATGCAAACTGCAGAGCTGTCTAGAAAAAACAATAGGCTCATGGTACTTTTCTTAGATTTTCCTTATTCAAGATTGGGTTCATTCAAGTCTTGCAGACACAGATCTGGGGCCTGCCCCCCCAAGGCTGGGACAGCACGTAGGAGACTGGCTCTGGGAGTGAGGCCTATGGAGGCTAGAGaagccttcctgcctcccccttccctgctctGCTCACACAGCACCCTCCCCGGGAGCCGGCACTGACCTCTGGGGCAGCTTGGGTCCACCCAGGAAGGTGCCACAGAGCTTCTTCACGTAGCTCAGGTCCACATTGTAGAAATTGTGTCCGGCCTGGAAAAGAGCAACACTCACAGCAGTCACCCACCAACTGgggtgagggggaaggaggggggacgGTTTCCAAAGAAGGGGTGGAGCATGCACACTGCCCACCCAAGATCTCACAAGGTTAGGGGCTCCCCCTCAACTCAGTAGAGCAAGGGGGCTGGGCACTGCTATAGAACAGAGgtgtgtccccccaaaattcagGGTGAAatctaacccccaatgtgatggtgttGAGGggggggctttgggaggtgaGTAGGTCATCatggtggagccctcatgaatgggattagtggccTTTTCTAAGGTGACTCCAGAGAGCCAGCTTGCCCCTCGGGCCAGGGGAGGACACAACAGGAAGCTGGCCACCTGCCACCCAGGAGGGCCCCCACCAGAACCTGAGCGTGCTGCAAGGCTGTCCCTGGACATCGGCCTCCAGGGCTGTGAGTGCTAAGTGTCTGTTTCTAAGCACTGATCTGTGGGATTCTGTCACAGCAGCCTGGGACCCACCCAGAGTGACCGCATGGCTACAGGTAGCTCTTGGGGCCACGGGCGTCTCCTCTGACCTGTACCATTTGCAGATGTCACGAGAGACCCTCCACAGCCCTGGATGTGGCTTATTCCTCATCTCTCGGTTCCTTCAGCGGCAGGCCTCAGGGCTGGCAGAATCTTGGAGCTACTGGTACTGATGGGCTGTGACCCCCACAGCAGGGCTCACAGCATCTCCCCGGTTGTGAGCTCTTCCAGAGCTGGTTTACCCCACAAAGCACCTCCACCCGCTCTCACACACACGGAAGGGGACAGGGCAGTGGGCATGGTCACAACTATCCAGGACACACTGTCCTGTGGGCCAGGGCTGCAGGCCCTTCCCCTGGAGTCACAGGGCGCAGAAAGGTCCCCAGCCTACCGTCCACGTAGTGTTTTGCTTGTTAATAAAATTGACCAGCTCATCCGACAGAGGCTGGAAATGCAGACTCTCCCGGGCACTGGTCAGCAGCACCAGGCAGCTGAGGGTGGCCAAGAGCCGCCACATTTTTGGCAGGTGGATCCTAGATTCACCTAGAAAGTCAAGGATACAAGACATCAGGATCCTTTGGTTCATGGGCTTGATCCACCTCAGGCAGCTGTTCTGGGGCCACGAACAACAGTGGTCAAAAGGTCCTTGTTCccatcctggccctgccacctgccctcTGTGTTCCTGCTTCCTCTTTTGGAGCCTGGGTGTTGGCAGAGCCTTCACCAGCCTCAGCATCCACGAGCTGTCAGGCCTCATCTCACAGTCCCGGCCCGTGTCTGCAGCACACAGGACTGTGCTATGGACAGAACGTATGTAACCCCCCTACCCCCAAACACAGCAAACAAGTTCATGCTGAAATCCTCGCTGCAAGGTGACGGTGTTAGGGGGTGGGGCCttgagaggtgattaggtcatgagggtggagcccccacGAACAGGGTTGGTGCCCTATTCTAACAAGGACTGCCCTACAGGAGGCAGTCTGACCAGGGAGGGGCCCTCACTAGACCAGGCTGGGCTCTGATCTCAGACTCAACCTTCAGAACTGGGAGCAATAAATTTCTTTCTGTGCAGTGGCCTGAACAGCTAAGACAGCCGGGGTGCTCCTCCTCCAGGTGGCTGGCGGCAGAAAGCCAAGAAGAGCTTGCTTGTGCTTGCTGTGGGCGGTAAGGCCTCCACAGATGCCAGCTGGACATCGTGTGAGGGCAAGGCTCACAGTCTGATGTGATGCCAGTCACTGGAAAGTTTGTGGTCCAGCTATCTTGTGAGGTCAGGGCCAAAGCCTCCTGCTGTCTATCAGAACTGCCCTAGCAACAAGCAGTCCCAAGTCCACCGCAAACAAACGTGTGAACCTAGATCTCCAGGCAGAGTGCAGTCTGATGCCCTCCCTGCTACCGCCAACCTGCCTCTCGGTGGGTTTGGAGATAAAATTCTGGGACTTTTCCCAAGTTAGTGCCCAACAGCCTTTGCTTGAGATTGTGTCCCAAGTGGAGGACCAATGGGCTCAGAAAAACAAGAGCAGGATAAACCTCATCAGCCACATCTTGGACACAAACCAGCAAAGAGGAGCCACCCTCCAGGCCCGCATGTGGTGTCTGGAGAGCCAGGAGACAGAGCTGGTTCAGCTGGTAGCGCAGGTCTCCCcagattttctgtggtttttccaGTTAGTCAAGAGCTCTGCTTCCAGTTTCAGAGACTGGGCttctgagaaaggaagaaattccaCCACCACGGCCTTAGATCTTGGACTGGCCTGAGTCAGGAGACCTGCAGCTTTCAGCTCAGTCTCTGAGTCACATTCTTAGGCAAATGGCTCTGATGAGAGCAGGAAATATGACCCAGGCTCACAGCACTGTGGGGCCTTGTGAGATGGAGAGGGGGAGAGTGCGACTCTGACTTCAGGAGCTGATGCAGCAGGGTCACTGTGTCACCTCCTCACGGGTCATTGTGAGCAGTAAAGATGATGCAAGTGACAGCACTGCACATGCTGCCTCCCACACAATGAATTCTACTTTAGGGAAAATCCAAACCTAACTGTTGCTTAAACCACAATTCACCTGGAAGAATCGATGTGTGAGGACAGCGAGACAGCTCTAGAAAAGAGTACTGAGGGAGGACTGAAACTCTGGGGTGGGAAATGTGAGGCCAGCCCGGGACGTGTTTCAGCAACAAAACAGACCATCTGGAAGCTCACCCATCGTGGGGCAGCGGTGAGGGAGGAAAAGGCACATTTTGTGGATGGCATTGTGCACCACGGGCCATGTGTCttggaaaaaaagacaatctttacCCTCAAGATCTTATACACCATGCTACATGCAACAAAGACCTTGAATTAAAACAGAGgttgaatgaagaaaagaagcacacttcaaagaaaaaaaatgtaacactGGAGTGAGGAATGCCTAAGATTGAcataaaagagaattttaaaaggggaaaaatgtttgattacatgaaaataaagcctctcctagaaaacaaaatataaagtgACAAAATGCACCCCAAAAACAGTCCTTACATATAGGTAAGGCTTTGTTTCCCTAACATGCAAAAGACTCAAAAAAGCATaatagaaaaatggcaaaaggacataCATAGTGaacttgcagaaaaaaaattataggaggcCAATCCAGATATTTAAAGATGCTCAGAGAATAGGTATTCACCTTCCATCTGACTGGGAAAGGCTGCAGGATTTGACAGTATCCAGCTGGCGTCAGATGTGGGTAAACAGCTGCTGGTGGTAATGGATACCAGTGGTAGGTAGGACCCAGCCCCTGCCAGTTCTTCAATCTGCATGCCCTCTGACTCAGCCATGTAACATCTAGAAACTTATCTCACAAGCCTCAAAATGCTAAGACACCGGTACACGATTGTTCACTAAATGTTCTTCGTGCTCGCAAAAGACCAGAAAGGAAGCACCTAATAACAGACTAACTGTTAAGTTGTGGTAAATGGTTAAGTAATAGaacacaaaagcagccataaGAAATGACTTGGTTGAAATGAATCATATCCTACTGATAaagtgaaaaaacacaaaatataaagtaaaaaaaagcaaagcagcagGTGACTCACAGCAAGTGTGAGCCAATCAACACACATCCTTGCTTATTCCTGTCCCTACATGCAAAACGCTAAGACACACACTAGTTGCAAGTAACTGCTTATCTTCACCACATAactttccttccccctcccccattttttgctttttagggctgcacatgcagcatatggaggttcccaggctaggggttgaatcggagctgtagtcactggcctatgtcacagccatgccagatctaagccgcatctgtaacctacaccaccgctAACAGCAACActcaattcttaacccactaagtgaggtcaggaattgaacccacaacctcatggttactagtcggtttcatttctgctatgccacaacaggaatcccccccccccctttgtaTTAAATGAACATGTTATATtcaaagttttattcttttaggaAGAATAACAGCTGGTGCCATGAAGGATCCAGAGCCACCAAACTAATGAAAGAACACTTGTTCTGATGAGCCCCCAAATGCACATCCAAATCAGGGGCCTCCTCCCTAGTGACTTTCTGCTCAGGATGCTCAACCTTCCCATTTTCAGTGACTCACGGGGAGCCTGCCCCTCACACGACCCCGTGTCAGAGAGACTCCAAACTGTTAGGAAATGCTTCGCTGCGTCATGTGGCAGAATGATACAGCTCTCTCTcggagaacacttttttttttttttttggctacactgtgcagtggcttgatgaaggatctcagttcccagatccaAGTAAACTCCTAActactacaccaccagggaattctctggctcagtgggttaagaaaccaacgtagtgtctgaggatgcaggttcgatccctggcctcactcagtggcttaaggatccagtattgagctgtggcatatgtaacagacgcagctcagatctgatgtggctgtggtgtaggccggcagctgcagctccaatttgacacctagcctgggaacctccatatgacacaggtgtggccccaaagagaaaaataaagtcttctgAGCAGAGAAGCAAAGTGGAAGAAggctccctccccctttttttttttggctttttagggccgcaccagaggcatatggaggttcccaggctaggggtcacatcggagctacagctgctggcctacgccacagccaaggcaatggtgccagatcagagccaagtctgggaccttcaccacagctcatggcaatgctagatcctagcccactgagcgatgccagggatcgaacccgtgtcgtcatgaatactagtcagattgggttccactgagccacagaggggacCCCAGAGGTTCCTCTGTTTCTATCAACACCTTTGGCATCTTAACACTGTCCCAAGATGGGaagtgccctccccaccccatgggCATCCAGACTGCACTCCAGGCCCACAGCAGCAAGGAGAGCATCCAGGCTGGGGCTCAAGTGGTCAAGAGCTGCCGGAGTTGGTGGGGAGCTGAGTGCAAAGCTTGGAATCAGGAGACCTGGCTGCCACTTGCTCCTAACTGTGTGCCtgccttccctgagcctcagcctcaCCACCAGTAACCTGGGGCTAATGACAACTCAGGCCCCTGGGGGGAAGGCCAGAGTGAGAGGAGGCTGCTCACCACAGTCAGACAGTGGTAAAgggcccccttcctcctccttctctcttctcctttccccacTCACAGCCAGGGCTGGACAAGCCCAGTACCCTCAGATCTGCCCTCAACAACACCACGCCACCAGGAAGAGCTCCAATTAAAGCTGAGATTTTAACTCCAATTAACCTCCCAACAGGCCTCTCTTCTGAAGGTCCAGAGGCTGCTGAGATCCcagagtctgtctgtctgtcttcaggAGACAGCCAGATGgcccacagcagtggcaactgTGTTCCAGTGAGCGCCCCCATCTTTCCTTTCGTCCACATCACAGGCATGGTGAACATGGGACCAATGAAGCCCAAAtggctgcaagctgtgctgtGACCAAGCCCAACCGGGTCCCGCACGTGGCCTTAGCACGAATCAGAATCAGCTTTCACTTCTCCTCTTTGTGGAAAACATTTCCCTTTTCTCAATTCTgcggtttttttttgttttttgttttttttctccttaaagaaaggagagaatagACAGAAAGTCCTTATTATGAGGGAAGAGGGCCCTAAACAGGATTAGAACACCTGCGAGTCAGCAGACCCCCGTTAGGGTATGGACGGAAGGAGGGGACAGCTGTGGGCAGATGTGACTTCCAGCCCTCGGTCAGCTGATTTCCCAAGAAGCCCTTAGCGCCACTACACCCTCTGGCCCTTTTCCAAGCTAATCTCTGGCTTTGAAAAATGGGCTCCCTCATATCTTTCCACTCCAAACCCCCAGGGCACCATTTACCTGAAAGGAGATGAGGCTCAAGCTCTGCGGAACACTGTCCTGTACGAAGTAGGGCCAGCGTCCAGGTGACGACTAACCTCTGCTCAGCAGGGCTGCTCCCAGCGTGACCCTGAAGCAGGACTTACTGGGGCCCCTGGGATCTGGAAAGAGGCAGAAGTCTTGACATCCCAGGACACGGAGCCAAGCTCGAGTTTTAAAGTGGGGCGAAGTCTTGACATCCCAGGACATGGAGCCAAGCTCGAGTTTTAAAGCggctttcatggagttcctgtcatggcgcagtggttaacaaatccaacttggaaccatgaggttgtgggttcgatccctggcctcgctcagtgggttaaggttctggtgttgccctgagctgtggtgtaggttgcagactccgctcggctcccgagttgctgtggctctggcgtaggccggcggctacagctccgattatacccctaacctgggaccctccctatgccatgggaagcggccctagaaaagacaaaaaaaaaaaaagtggctttctTGTGTGGTTAAGATCCCCTGGAGACTGGATTCCAGATCTGTACTGGATCTAAGGAGACAGGACATAGACACCTGAACTTTTCAAATAAGCCAGAGGCAATCTTCCAGCTAACACAGAAAAAGATGGATGCGTGTCCAGCCACCATCTTTCATCTGATCCTGCGctcttccttaacccact encodes:
- the CTSB gene encoding cathepsin B isoform X2 translates to MWRLLATLSCLVLLTSARESLHFQPLSDELVNFINKQNTTWTAGHNFYNVDLSYVKKLCGTFLGGPKLPQRAAFAADMILPKSFDAREQWPNCPTIKEIRDQGSCGSCWAFGAVEAISDRICIRSNGRVNVEVSAEDMLTCCGDECGDGCNGGFPSGAWNFWTKKGLVSGGLYDSHVGCRPYSIPPCEHHVNGSRPPCTGEGDTPKCSKICEPGYTPSYKEDKHFGCSSYSISRNEKEIMAEIYKNGPVEGAFTVYSDFLQYKSGVYQHVTGDLMGGHAIRILGWGVENGTPYWLVGNSWNTDWGDNGFFKILRGQDHCGIESEIVAGIPCTPHF
- the CTSB gene encoding cathepsin B isoform X1, which gives rise to MRCPPGGSDLGQRDGETGWLVPLPGPGGVPGPAETERRAGRPPRTPGRGSGESRIHLPKMWRLLATLSCLVLLTSARESLHFQPLSDELVNFINKQNTTWTAGHNFYNVDLSYVKKLCGTFLGGPKLPQRAAFAADMILPKSFDAREQWPNCPTIKEIRDQGSCGSCWAFGAVEAISDRICIRSNGRVNVEVSAEDMLTCCGDECGDGCNGGFPSGAWNFWTKKGLVSGGLYDSHVGCRPYSIPPCEHHVNGSRPPCTGEGDTPKCSKICEPGYTPSYKEDKHFGCSSYSISRNEKEIMAEIYKNGPVEGAFTVYSDFLQYKSGVYQHVTGDLMGGHAIRILGWGVENGTPYWLVGNSWNTDWGDNGFFKILRGQDHCGIESEIVAGIPCTPHF
- the CTSB gene encoding cathepsin B isoform X3 translates to MPGNSGPTARPSKRSETRAPVAPAGCNGGFPSGAWNFWTKKGLVSGGLYDSHVGCRPYSIPPCEHHVNGSRPPCTGEGDTPKCSKICEPGYTPSYKEDKHFGCSSYSISRNEKEIMAEIYKNGPVEGAFTVYSDFLQYKSGVYQHVTGDLMGGHAIRILGWGVENGTPYWLVGNSWNTDWGDNGFFKILRGQDHCGIESEIVAGIPCTPHF